One genomic region from Gammaproteobacteria bacterium encodes:
- a CDS encoding prepilin-type N-terminal cleavage/methylation domain-containing protein, with product MSQRGFTLVELVIALTLTVIVTSFAAMFIAGPVQGYTDQNRRAGLVDSAESALHRMGRDIRSALPNSVRVVAVGSGFALEMLNTVDGARYRENPPPADTTKTLDFSAADDQFNAIGGFNRIAKPFSSTTHYLSIYNVGVTGANSWELANVITPPGTQIDIAADAIAGEDHVTLAAPFRFAYGSPSQRMYLINGPVTWLCEPAAGTLTRFDGYAIATDQTTRDSAAELTGAGATATRVADNISSCALNYAPGTAWRAGLVSARLAVAQASESIVLHHQVHIENAP from the coding sequence ATGAGCCAGCGCGGTTTCACACTGGTCGAGTTGGTCATCGCGCTGACGCTGACGGTGATTGTGACGTCATTCGCGGCGATGTTTATTGCCGGACCGGTGCAGGGGTATACAGACCAGAACCGTCGCGCCGGACTGGTCGACAGTGCCGAGAGCGCGCTGCACCGTATGGGCCGCGATATTCGCAGTGCTTTGCCAAACAGCGTGCGGGTCGTGGCCGTTGGTAGCGGCTTTGCTCTGGAAATGCTCAACACCGTTGACGGCGCGCGCTACCGTGAAAACCCGCCACCGGCCGACACAACAAAAACACTCGATTTTTCTGCTGCGGACGACCAGTTCAACGCGATCGGTGGTTTCAACCGTATCGCCAAGCCGTTTTCTTCAACAACGCACTACCTTTCGATTTATAACGTCGGTGTAACAGGGGCCAATTCCTGGGAGCTGGCGAATGTCATAACCCCGCCCGGCACGCAGATTGATATCGCTGCTGATGCTATTGCCGGCGAAGACCATGTCACGCTGGCGGCGCCGTTTCGCTTTGCCTACGGCTCACCGTCGCAACGCATGTATCTCATTAATGGCCCGGTGACCTGGCTTTGTGAGCCTGCGGCCGGCACCCTGACCCGTTTCGATGGCTATGCCATCGCTACAGACCAGACCACCCGGGACAGCGCTGCAGAGCTGACCGGGGCCGGGGCGACTGCCACCCGTGTGGCCGACAATATTTCTTCCTGCGCGCTGAACTATGCACCTGGTACCGCGTGGCGTGCCGGGCTGGTCAGCGCACGGCTGGCGGTGGCACAAGCGAGTGAAAGTATCGTGCTGCATCACCAGGTGCATATCGAGAACGCACCATGA
- a CDS encoding pilus assembly protein MshP — MNRQRGAALVVAVFLIIVLALLGTVAVKLTGVQQQTVSLSLLSERALQAARTGLEWGAHQASSAGVCLNSSTTLTEAALNGFTVDVSCSTTAHAEGAAIINVYVIESFASAGSYGQPDYVSRRLTMVLTDAT, encoded by the coding sequence ATGAACAGGCAACGTGGTGCGGCGCTGGTCGTGGCGGTATTCCTGATCATCGTGCTGGCGTTGCTCGGCACGGTAGCAGTGAAGCTCACCGGCGTGCAGCAGCAAACGGTGTCTCTGTCATTGCTGTCGGAGCGCGCGCTGCAGGCCGCGCGCACCGGGCTGGAATGGGGCGCGCACCAGGCCAGCAGCGCCGGTGTCTGTCTCAACAGCAGCACTACGCTGACCGAGGCTGCTCTCAACGGCTTTACGGTTGATGTGTCCTGCTCCACGACGGCGCATGCCGAGGGCGCAGCAATCATCAATGTGTATGTGATTGAGTCTTTCGCCAGCGCCGGCAGCTATGGCCAGCCGGACTACGTGTCCCGCCGTTTAACCATGGTGCTGACCGATGCAACCTGA